A portion of the Macaca mulatta isolate MMU2019108-1 chromosome 2, T2T-MMU8v2.0, whole genome shotgun sequence genome contains these proteins:
- the SAMD7 gene encoding sterile alpha motif domain-containing protein 7 isoform X1 has product MRKRGELHQWRDILMTNSVMAVNPLLTPTGQQTIPLIPSPFGPPTVDRDVLPSTVAPTDPRQFCVPSQFGSSVLPNTNMPNVLSSRIYPGWGILPPESIKAVARRNEMIQRHHTARTEMEMYAIYQQRRMEKINPKGLAGLGIPFLYGSGVPAAPTPYHGRSMLPAGDLHFHRSTLRNLQGNPVLVATAPHFEESWGQRCRRLRKSTGNQKAPDSDAESSKSQAEEKILGQTHAVPYEEDRYAKDPEIEASSNQKSSEANETPTTALDNACGEPEPTHRKPWGSHTITLKAKTWDDGKEEASEQIFATCDEKNGVCPPVPRPSLPGTHALVTIGGNLSLDEDIQKWTVDDVHSFISSLPGCSDYAQVFKDHAIDGETLPLLTEEHLRGTMGLKLGPALKIQSQVSQHVGSMFYKKTLSFPVRQAFDQPADTSPLLDSNSWSDTMSIFCPQDTIIPKGIERDSMRN; this is encoded by the exons ATGAGGAAGAGAGGTG AACTCCACCAGTGGCGAGACATATTGATGACAAACTCGGTGATGGCTGTGAACCCTTTATTGACACCAACAGGGCAGCAGACGATCCCACTGATTCCCTCACCATTTGGGCCTCCAACTGTGGACAG AGATGTACTGCCTTCCACTGTAGCTCCAACTGACCCAAGACAGTTTTGCGTTCCTTCCCAATTTGGATCCTCTGTTCTACCAAACACAAATATGCCAAATGTGTTGTCCAGTCGGATATACCCAG gttggGGCATTTTACCACCTGAATCCATAAAGGCAGTGGCCAGAAGGAATGAAATGATTCAGAGGCATCATACTGCCAG gacaGAAATGGAAATGTATGCTATTTACCAGCAAAGGAGAATGGAAAAAATTAATCCCAAGGGACTGGCAGGCCTAGGGATACCCTTCCTCTATGGCTCCGGTGTCCCAGCTGCCCCAACTCCCTACCATGGCAGGAGCATGCTCCCTGCCGGTGACCTGCATTTTCACAGAAGCACCCTCAGGAACCTTCAGGGAAACCCCGTGCTAGTGGCAACCGCACCACACTTTGAGGAGAGCTGGGGGCAGAGATGTCGTCGACTCAGGAAAAGTACAGGGAATCAAAAAGCTCCAGACAGTGATGCTGAGAGTTCCAAAAGTCAAGCAGAGGAAAAAATCCTAGGTCAGACTCATGCAGTTCCCTATGAAGAGGATCGTTATGCAAAAGACCCAGAAATCGAGGCATCCAGCAACCAGAAGTCAAGTGAAGCGAATGAAACACCAACGACAGCTCTTGACAACGCCTGTGGAGAGCCCGAGCCCACCCATAGGAAACCCTGGGGGTCTCACACCATTACCCTGAAAGCAAAGACCTGGGACGATGGGAAAGAGGAGGCTTCAGAGCAGATTTTTGCAACCTGTGATGAAAAGAATGGGGTTTGCCCTCCAGTTCCTCGACCGTCTCTGCCAG gaACACATGCACTGGTTACAATTGGGGGGAATCTTTCTTTGGATGAAGATATTCAGAAGTGGACCGTGGATGATGTGCACAGCTTCATTAGCAGCCTTCCAGGTTGTTCAGACTACGCTCAG GTATTTAAGGATCATGCAATTGATGGAGAAACTTTGCCATTACTCACAGAAGAGCATCTTCGAGGAACTATGGGATTAAAGCTAGGGCCAGCACTAAAAATTCAATCACAG GTATCTCAGCATGTGGGAAGTATGTTCTACAAGAAAACTCTTTCATTTCCTGTAAGACAAGCATTTGATCAACCAGCAGATACATCCCCTCTTTTGGATTCTAATTCCTGGAGTGATACAATGAGCATTTTTTGTCCCCAGGATACAATAATTCCTAAAGGAATTGAGCGAGATAGTATGAGAAACTAA
- the SAMD7 gene encoding sterile alpha motif domain-containing protein 7 isoform X2 — protein sequence MTNSVMAVNPLLTPTGQQTIPLIPSPFGPPTVDRDVLPSTVAPTDPRQFCVPSQFGSSVLPNTNMPNVLSSRIYPGWGILPPESIKAVARRNEMIQRHHTARTEMEMYAIYQQRRMEKINPKGLAGLGIPFLYGSGVPAAPTPYHGRSMLPAGDLHFHRSTLRNLQGNPVLVATAPHFEESWGQRCRRLRKSTGNQKAPDSDAESSKSQAEEKILGQTHAVPYEEDRYAKDPEIEASSNQKSSEANETPTTALDNACGEPEPTHRKPWGSHTITLKAKTWDDGKEEASEQIFATCDEKNGVCPPVPRPSLPGTHALVTIGGNLSLDEDIQKWTVDDVHSFISSLPGCSDYAQVFKDHAIDGETLPLLTEEHLRGTMGLKLGPALKIQSQVSQHVGSMFYKKTLSFPVRQAFDQPADTSPLLDSNSWSDTMSIFCPQDTIIPKGIERDSMRN from the exons ATGACAAACTCGGTGATGGCTGTGAACCCTTTATTGACACCAACAGGGCAGCAGACGATCCCACTGATTCCCTCACCATTTGGGCCTCCAACTGTGGACAG AGATGTACTGCCTTCCACTGTAGCTCCAACTGACCCAAGACAGTTTTGCGTTCCTTCCCAATTTGGATCCTCTGTTCTACCAAACACAAATATGCCAAATGTGTTGTCCAGTCGGATATACCCAG gttggGGCATTTTACCACCTGAATCCATAAAGGCAGTGGCCAGAAGGAATGAAATGATTCAGAGGCATCATACTGCCAG gacaGAAATGGAAATGTATGCTATTTACCAGCAAAGGAGAATGGAAAAAATTAATCCCAAGGGACTGGCAGGCCTAGGGATACCCTTCCTCTATGGCTCCGGTGTCCCAGCTGCCCCAACTCCCTACCATGGCAGGAGCATGCTCCCTGCCGGTGACCTGCATTTTCACAGAAGCACCCTCAGGAACCTTCAGGGAAACCCCGTGCTAGTGGCAACCGCACCACACTTTGAGGAGAGCTGGGGGCAGAGATGTCGTCGACTCAGGAAAAGTACAGGGAATCAAAAAGCTCCAGACAGTGATGCTGAGAGTTCCAAAAGTCAAGCAGAGGAAAAAATCCTAGGTCAGACTCATGCAGTTCCCTATGAAGAGGATCGTTATGCAAAAGACCCAGAAATCGAGGCATCCAGCAACCAGAAGTCAAGTGAAGCGAATGAAACACCAACGACAGCTCTTGACAACGCCTGTGGAGAGCCCGAGCCCACCCATAGGAAACCCTGGGGGTCTCACACCATTACCCTGAAAGCAAAGACCTGGGACGATGGGAAAGAGGAGGCTTCAGAGCAGATTTTTGCAACCTGTGATGAAAAGAATGGGGTTTGCCCTCCAGTTCCTCGACCGTCTCTGCCAG gaACACATGCACTGGTTACAATTGGGGGGAATCTTTCTTTGGATGAAGATATTCAGAAGTGGACCGTGGATGATGTGCACAGCTTCATTAGCAGCCTTCCAGGTTGTTCAGACTACGCTCAG GTATTTAAGGATCATGCAATTGATGGAGAAACTTTGCCATTACTCACAGAAGAGCATCTTCGAGGAACTATGGGATTAAAGCTAGGGCCAGCACTAAAAATTCAATCACAG GTATCTCAGCATGTGGGAAGTATGTTCTACAAGAAAACTCTTTCATTTCCTGTAAGACAAGCATTTGATCAACCAGCAGATACATCCCCTCTTTTGGATTCTAATTCCTGGAGTGATACAATGAGCATTTTTTGTCCCCAGGATACAATAATTCCTAAAGGAATTGAGCGAGATAGTATGAGAAACTAA